The genome window TTGCACGCTTTTGGTATAGTTTTGGGTTTTGGCATATTTAAGTGCTGTATGGATTGTTAGTGGGGAGGGCAGCGACGGTTATGGAAATGATTCGGGATCTCGAGGAGTGTGTAGGGAATGATATACCCGATTAGTTGGAATAGGGAATGAGGTTTCGGTTCCAACCAATTAAAATGCTCATTCAATCACTAGCACATGAGATTAAGTTTGAGTTCCTGTTAACCTGGTTGGCCATAGTTGATTTTACGGATATTCTGCACGACTACATAAAGTTGCGCGTAagatttttgtgtgtgtgtgactgtGTGTGGTGGTTGGCGGGGGAGGGGGGGAGGAGATTTTACTATTTTAGcctatttgaaatttatttaaaaataaaattgctaACATTGTCTTAAGTCATGTGAGAACTTTCTCTAGAACATTATATTAACAATTATTGTCTGCAGGCAATAATCTGTGGTAAGAGTATTTTCTTTAATCTTATGTTTAATGTTCTTGCATAAGTAATGCCAAGTAAGAGTTGTGCACAGAAAATAACATAGTCATGACTCAATTAGTGGacttttcatattttcaggTAGTCAAGTAGTAATTACTTGAGCTCTTTTCCCTTGACATCCTTGTAATATGTCGaaatatttacttttataactaaaagtGATACATCTTGTAGAACAGAAAATGAATGAAGTAGTTATTCTTCCTGGATTGCAGCTTATAATATTAATCTCAGCATAATCTGGGTTGTTGAAAACTGAGTACTGCTGTGGGTTTTTTCCCGTCTACTTGTTGTGTCTAGGCCTCTTTGATTGTTTAGGTTTGCATAAGCAGTTTCTCATTGAGTTATTCTTGCTCCATCTCGAAGTAGTAGTCCAATTTGACTATTTTcttgtcaaattgaccaaattttgactaaaatttacatatttataactattaaaaattttatataatttactaaaatatattttcaatatcTTAGATTATGAAAgaagaatttttaatattagtcAAAATTAGGTCAGTTTgactacaaaaaattaaattgaactACTAATTTGAAAAGGAGGGAGTAACTAACTAggagatattaaaatttttatatatgttttaacttAAATGTGCTTTGTTCTTACTGATATTATACTTTTACCCTACTTAGGAACCGGGGAATTACCTTAGGAAGCTTTCAAGCTGGTTCAGCTAAAGTGGGAGTAGCAAGCTCTTACCTAGAACATGATGCTGAAATAGTTGGGCAGGCACAAGTAATTTCTGATCCATTTGTATTATCAATGAGATACTATCATAAGCAATGTGAATCACTAAAATTCTATATTAGAAAGCATCATTTGTCTTCACATGCTGGCATGAGGAGCAGTGAAGATGAGGATGCCGATCTGGGGGATGGGTTTTCTGAGCTTGAAACTATAGCTAGTGCTGATGAGACCCAAGCAAGAAGTGCATCATGTGAAGGTAATGATGAATTTATATCTGAATCTGAGCTTACTGATGAAGGCAGTGATGATGAAGTGACGGGAAGTAAAAAGGAGCTGGAACTATCAGATATTAAGGCTGAGAGAAGTAAGAaaaattttgaacaaaaaaGGACTTCTGGAAAATTGTTGAATGCTGTTATAACTGCTCCAGCCTTGTCTATTAAGAGTGTGTTGCATAAGTGGGTTGAAGACGGCAATGAGGTGAAGAAATCAGATATAATGATGATCAATTTAGATCTTCGGAAACGTCAGATGTACGGGAGGGCCTTGCAGGTATATTAACATTTTGCATATAATTTATGCTTGTTTATCCATTATGCTGCATCTGTGTTCACATACTCACCTGTTAGTCTCTTAAAAGATTGATAGACAACAACTGTAAACATATGTTGCAGGTAGTCTAAGCATGGTGAAATGCGGTATGAAAACTATCTACAGTGTAAGAATGGTTTAATCAATTGCCCTAGGTTTTATCTGagtacataaatatttaatccACATTAGTTGGTCATAAGACAATTACCTATATTGCTTGCCTATATTGCAACTCATAAGGCAATTACTACAAACGAATTCCAATGCTTGCCTTTTTTGTTGGATCTCTTGTGATCGCTTCATTTTCCAGACATTCTTCATACGTGTTTTTGGTATGCTGAATCATGTCTGATGTGTCCAAGCATCTCCCCCTCCAAATGCGCACAGCAACGTACATAATTCCAATATAATCAAATCTCAGTTCTTCCTCACCGGAAGAACTATTTTCCCCGAACAAGACAAGAAAACATTCATATGCACaaatctcacacacacacatgcacaTCTATATTCAGTCAATATGGGCCGGATTATGCTTTTAAACAACCCCTAGTGATTATCTCTGCCAGTTGATATACCTGCTTGATATACACTGCACTCTGACAATGGAATTTTGGTGGGTTCTTTATTTTACTAAATGCCACAACATAGGTGAAGAATAATAGAGTTTTGTCTAGGACCAAACTATATATTTCAACCCAATTATGTTGCTTTGTTTTATCTTGGATTCTGTGTAAAAGGTCAAGGATCATGTAGAATGATGATCTGTAAAGGCTACTTAATCTAAGCATCTGCTGTCCTGTTTTGCAGGTCTTAGAATGGTCTGCGGATCGATATGAATTTTCTGAAAGAGATTATGCTTCTCGCCTTGATTTGACTGCCAAGGTACAGGGACTTGTAAAAGCAGAACACTACATTAAGGAGATTCCAGAAGCTCACAGAGGAGAGGTTGTCTACCGGACCTTTTTGGCTAATTGTGTTGTCGCTGAAAATTTAAAGAAGGCAGAAGAAGTGTTTAACAAGATGAAGGACTTGGGGCTTCCACTTACAGCCTTCGCTTGTAATCAACTGCTCTTGATGTATAAGAGGACTGACAAGAAGAAAATGGCTGACATATTGGTCCACATGGAGAATGAAAATGTCAAACCCACTGTCTTCACTTATAATCTATTAATAGACACCAAAGGCATGTACAAAGATATAAGTGGAATGGATCAAATAGTAAAAACCATGAAGGAAGAGGGCATAGAGCCTGTTAATCATACTCATAACATAATGGCAAAGCATTACATCTCTGCCGGGTTTATAGATAAAGCTGAAGCTGTTGCGAAAGAGATGGAAGGAGGTGATTTACGTGATAACCGTGCTGCTTGCAGGTATTTGTTGGTACTATATTCATTGCTTGGGAAGGCAGACGAAGTGGTTagaatctggaaattttgtaaATCCGATGCCAATTATTTTGAGTGTGTAGCTGCTATTGATGCTATGGGAAGATTAAAGAAAATTAAAGAAGCAGAAGAAGTCTTGGAGCAGACGAGAAAAAGGTGGAGAAGGCCCTCTTCAAAGGTTTATACTACTCTGTTGAAAGTCTATGTGGATAATAATATGCTGGCCGAGGGAAGAGATTTGGTGAAGCAGATGGCAGAGAGTGGGTGCATTATTGGTCCATTAGTTTGGGATGCGCTTGTCAGACTTCATGTGGAAGCTGGTGAGGTAGAAAAAGCCGACACAATTTTGCACAAGGCTATTCAGCAAAAGCGGATGAAGCCTTTTTTTAATACATTCAGAACAATCATGGAGCAGTATTCCAAGAAAGGTGATGTACGCAATGCAGAAAAAATATTCCACAGAATGCGAGAAGCTGGTTATGGGGCCAGGTACCAGCCATTTGAACTTCTACTCAACACCTATATAAATGGCAAGACTCCAGCTTACGGGATGAACCAGAGAATGAAGGCCGAAAATATATTTCCGAGCCAGCGATTAGCTGCAATGTTAGCCCAGGTAGACCCATTCAAGAAAACCCCTGCATCTGAACTTTTGGATTGAAGACCAGTAGCTTACAAGTATCTGCAGCACTACCTATGTCCGCTGTCCAGCCAACCGCTGTCTTTGGCgcttatttttgttataatccaGATGTTTCAAATATTATGAATTGTTCTGTGGCTGGTCTTCCCTTCTCCTCTTAGAGCAACAGGATGCATATGATTAACCCCTTCTCTGGAATTTGTTCGCTGTGTGCAGCCCCTAACCTTGTTTAGAACAGGGCAGTATTGATGCAATTTGGTCAAATTAAAACAATGCAGTATTGATGGAATTTGGTCAAATCGATTTTGTTCGTCCAATTAAAAGTAAATGACCTTTTTGTTTACACAGTTCCATACAAACCTCAGTTGTATGAAACAGAATAGAAATCATTTTACctgtttttgaaatctgataTTCAAATACAAATTCGATTTCTGTCGGTACATAATGAATGTAATTTCTTCATCAATTCAATTTTTGTTGTGACAAATAATAAGTGTAATTTCTCCGTCAATTTATTATGTCATTATGTGATACATATGAGATGGACATTCATCTTAGTTGAAATtaattgttaaaattatatatataatgttgttAGACAGATGTAACTTCCGTATTTTagcaaaaaatatcaaaaacatgATATTTTTGTGAGAATTAAACGAACCTACTCCCTGTGTCCCAAATAAAATAAGCGTCGTTTTGACTTTCTGCGCGTAATttgagataaaaaaaaacatacttttatatattatttttcaaattttttttcttctaaataaaaaaataattataaatttttattcagaaaaaaaaatttgaaaaataataagtgAAAATATGTTTTCTTTACGCCTCAATTTACgtgcaaaaaaatcaaaattacgcTTACCTGGAACAGGGGAGTATATGTAACATAAACAATCACCTGTTTATTTATGGTTTGAAGGCTTTTCTTGAATTTGCAAATAACACTCgcattcatcttcatctccggCAATACCACTATGTGGGCTCTACGTCGATCTTCCACTTCGCTCAAgtaacacacacaaacacacacagttGGTTCAAGTTATATGAGATTCTTATCTTCTTAGTATACTTTTTCATTAATTTCATTCCACTACttcattttatatgtttttagcTACTGTAAGTAATGTTTTCTGTAATTTATGTAATGTTTCTAGTGTCAAAGTGTTGGTTTTTTAGTGTGTTCAAAATTGTTTGATATTGTGTGATTGACTGATTTGTTAGGTTTGTATGTTGTTTTCTGGGTGAAAATGAGTTTGATGGTTTGAATATGAGAAGGGTTTACGGTAATTACGTACATTTATTGTTTTGTAATCGGATTTTGTACCATGTACCTGTCCGATGTTCGCTTTTGGTGTAGTTTTGGATTTTGGCATACTAAAGTGCTGTATGGATTGTTACTGGGGAGGGCAGCGCTGGTTATGGAAATGATTTGGAATCTCGAGGAGTATGTAGGGAATGATATACCAGATTAGTTGGAATAGGGAATGAGGTTTTCATTCCGACCAATTAA of Daucus carota subsp. sativus chromosome 3, DH1 v3.0, whole genome shotgun sequence contains these proteins:
- the LOC108210496 gene encoding pentatricopeptide repeat-containing protein At1g80270, mitochondrial-like isoform X1 encodes the protein MWALRRSSISLKNRGITLGSFQAGSAKVGVASSYLEHDAEIVGQAQVISDPFVLSMRYYHKQCESLKFYIRKHHLSSHAGMRSSEDEDADLGDGFSELETIASADETQARSASCEGNDEFISESELTDEGSDDEVTGSKKELELSDIKAERSKKNFEQKRTSGKLLNAVITAPALSIKSVLHKWVEDGNEVKKSDIMMINLDLRKRQMYGRALQVLEWSADRYEFSERDYASRLDLTAKVQGLVKAEHYIKEIPEAHRGEVVYRTFLANCVVAENLKKAEEVFNKMKDLGLPLTAFACNQLLLMYKRTDKKKMADILVHMENENVKPTVFTYNLLIDTKGMYKDISGMDQIVKTMKEEGIEPVNHTHNIMAKHYISAGFIDKAEAVAKEMEGGDLRDNRAACRYLLVLYSLLGKADEVVRIWKFCKSDANYFECVAAIDAMGRLKKIKEAEEVLEQTRKRWRRPSSKVYTTLLKVYVDNNMLAEGRDLVKQMAESGCIIGPLVWDALVRLHVEAGEVEKADTILHKAIQQKRMKPFFNTFRTIMEQYSKKGDVRNAEKIFHRMREAGYGARYQPFELLLNTYINGKTPAYGMNQRMKAENIFPSQRLAAMLAQVDPFKKTPASELLD
- the LOC108210496 gene encoding pentatricopeptide repeat-containing protein At1g80270, mitochondrial-like isoform X3, yielding MRYYHKQCESLKFYIRKHHLSSHAGMRSSEDEDADLGDGFSELETIASADETQARSASCEGNDEFISESELTDEGSDDEVTGSKKELELSDIKAERSKKNFEQKRTSGKLLNAVITAPALSIKSVLHKWVEDGNEVKKSDIMMINLDLRKRQMYGRALQVLEWSADRYEFSERDYASRLDLTAKVQGLVKAEHYIKEIPEAHRGEVVYRTFLANCVVAENLKKAEEVFNKMKDLGLPLTAFACNQLLLMYKRTDKKKMADILVHMENENVKPTVFTYNLLIDTKGMYKDISGMDQIVKTMKEEGIEPVNHTHNIMAKHYISAGFIDKAEAVAKEMEGGDLRDNRAACRYLLVLYSLLGKADEVVRIWKFCKSDANYFECVAAIDAMGRLKKIKEAEEVLEQTRKRWRRPSSKVYTTLLKVYVDNNMLAEGRDLVKQMAESGCIIGPLVWDALVRLHVEAGEVEKADTILHKAIQQKRMKPFFNTFRTIMEQYSKKGDVRNAEKIFHRMREAGYGARYQPFELLLNTYINGKTPAYGMNQRMKAENIFPSQRLAAMLAQVDPFKKTPASELLD
- the LOC108210496 gene encoding pentatricopeptide repeat-containing protein At1g80270, mitochondrial-like isoform X2, which produces MRSSEDEDADLGDGFSELETIASADETQARSASCEGNDEFISESELTDEGSDDEVTGSKKELELSDIKAERSKKNFEQKRTSGKLLNAVITAPALSIKSVLHKWVEDGNEVKKSDIMMINLDLRKRQMYGRALQVLEWSADRYEFSERDYASRLDLTAKVQGLVKAEHYIKEIPEAHRGEVVYRTFLANCVVAENLKKAEEVFNKMKDLGLPLTAFACNQLLLMYKRTDKKKMADILVHMENENVKPTVFTYNLLIDTKGMYKDISGMDQIVKTMKEEGIEPVNHTHNIMAKHYISAGFIDKAEAVAKEMEGGDLRDNRAACRYLLVLYSLLGKADEVVRIWKFCKSDANYFECVAAIDAMGRLKKIKEAEEVLEQTRKRWRRPSSKVYTTLLKVYVDNNMLAEGRDLVKQMAESGCIIGPLVWDALVRLHVEAGEVEKADTILHKAIQQKRMKPFFNTFRTIMEQYSKKGDVRNAEKIFHRMREAGYGARYQPFELLLNTYINGKTPAYGMNQRMKAENIFPSQRLAAMLAQVDPFKKTPASELLD